TTCAGGAAATGTCTAAGTTTGAGGAGCCTGACATCCTTTTCAACATGCTGAACTGTCTGAAGATCCTGTGTCTCCATGGAGAGTGTTTGTATTTGGCCCGCAAGGATCACCCTCAGTTTCTGGCTTACATCCAGGAAAAGATGCTCATCCCCAGGTGTGTGCTGTGCTGACAGGCTTTTTGATTCAAAACTGTGGGAaaatgttttattcatgttAGAGTTTCTGTTTTGATTTATTGTCCCAGAGGGATATTTGTTGTATTTGTCAGATATAcacacagaaaaacagaaaaacataGCAACTGAACTTAGAGATGGCCACAGATAAACCTATGGCAACATACTCTCTATACAGGTACAGACAGAACACACTCCTTGacagcaatgtgtgtgtgtgtgtgtgtgtgtgtgtgtgtgtgtgtgtgtgtgtgtgtgtgtgtgtgtgtgtgtgtgtgtgtgtgtgtgtgtgtgtgtgtgtgtgtgtgtgtgtgtgtgtgtgtgtgtgtgtgtgtgtgtgtgtgtgtttcagtctgTGGTCCATGTTGAAGTCAGAGTATTGCCAGCTGGCCTCCCTGGCTGTGCCTCAGCTTCTCCACGCTCTGTCTCTGTCGCACGGGGCGGACATCTTCTGGAACCTCATCAACACAAACTTCAACAGCAAAGACTGGAAAATACGATTTGAAGCGGGTGAGAGATTTATAGCTCATGGTGTAAAATAACATACATTGTTAATCTGCTTTTTGTTGCTCAAAGGATTATATTTAACCTCCTATCTAGGTATTAACACCTCATCAAGCTCATCATGTTGAGACTAAACCGTTCATttttgaatttattttattttgcaaaCGAGGTGGTAATGAATGAACCATTAGACGACCCCCAGTCTGTTTATATAATATGCTACCTAAACCACTTCCTGCCCATatctcttcctgttgtcatggTTACCGTGTGGTTCAAACGGCGGTAAAGAGGAATTGTGGGATTTATATCTTAAGTATGACCTTGAGACAAGGGCAGAGGACAGGTCCTCTGACTCAGTATATGAAATAAGGGAAACAGGAGAATAATAGAACTACAATATCCCCGAAAATATGGTTAACACTTCTGAAAAGGTATACAGATATTAGCCTTTTGTGTATATAAACACCATAAAAATGTTAAAATACATTCAGTCATTGTCTTTATCTAGTAAAATTATGACAAAATCAAATCCTGATGGTTGATATCATCATATCATATGTGGAATGATGATGTTATCACACCCTCTCATTAGCAGTGTTGAAACAGATATAATTATGGACATAAATCATTCAAATAtagcttttatatatataattacaACCTTTAAATGTGAAGAATAGGCAATGTGGGGCTACTCTGGAATGTCTTTTAACCACCACAGTGACCACACTGACACCTAGTGGTCCACAGTATGTGGTATCCATTGGGTGAAAGTGTATTGATTTCTGCTATAAAAAAGAAAGTGTCTCTAATAGATTTTGATTCGAGTCGAggttaaaaaaactaaattacTCTTCAAGACTAAATGCATTCTTATTTTGTTCCTCACTGGGAATGTGGGACATTGTGTGGTCAATATCTTTGTGTATGTGAACACCATCCTGGGGACTAATACATTTATGAGCATTATAGCTTAGCATTATACTAAAAACTTTTGCTTTTTGCTTTTACGCCATTGGAGAAGATAGCGTATGAGACTCGGTTTATACATTTTGCATTAAATAATTACAGATATTATGACATTTGGAAATATTGTTTGTAGAAAATATGTACTTTATTATTAATATCATTTATTACATTATTCCTAAGCTCTTTAAAAACAGAATCCATATTGATACACCCATGCATTATGTGAAGACAAATATGCTGACATGGAgagctaaataataataataatagcttggatttatatagcgtctttcaagggacccaaggtaaCACGTTCATTTATCTTCTTTTATGACCTCATAGCTGGTTCTGTTTATTATATTGAGTTAATTATGGCCGAACATGTGGCAGCTCAGTTGTCTCTTCCTATGGTGTAATGTTCCTGTTAACTCTGTATTCCTATGATAACCCTCAGTGGAAAAGGTAGCAGTTCTGTGTCGGTTCCTGGACATCGGGGCCGTGACCAAAAACCACCTGCTGAAATATTCCCTGGCTCAAGCTTTCTGCTGCTTCCTGGCGTCTGTGGAGGACGTCAACCCAGCCGTGGCCACGCGGGCCCGCCTGCTGCTGGACACCATCAAGAGACCGGCCCTGCAGGTGACCCTGATAGGCCCCATTTAAAACCAATTCTTATTGGACTTTAATGTGTGTTATCTAACCGCTCATGTCCCTTTGTGTGTTGTTTATTATACAGGGTTTATGCCTGTGCCTGGATTTCCAGTTTGACACTGTCGTGAGGGATCGGCCCATTATCCTCAGCAAGCTCCTGCTGCTGCACTGCCTGAAGAAAGACATTCCTGCGCTCAGCTGGGAGTTCTTTGTCAACCGTTTTGAAACGCTATCTCTGGAGGCTCAGCTGCACCTGGACTGCAACAAGGAGTTTCCTTTCCCTACTAGTATGTAGCTGTCCCCATTCAGACGTTTTTACAGCTGCTCCCACTACCCTGCGTGTTGCTTGACAGAATATGTAATGTACCATAAATATTTCAGCCTAACAGTGCTCCTAATTATACTCTTTTTAATTGTTGTTGACAGCCATCACAGCAGTACGAACCAACGTAGCCAACCTCAGCGATGCAGCAATGTGGAAGATACGACGGGCCCGCTTTGCCAGGAATCGCCAGAAGAGCGTGCGCTCCCTCCGGGACAGTGTGAAGGGAGCCCCACCAGAGTCTAAACGGGCGTTTTCCCTCCCTGAGTCACTAAGCAACCGTATTCGTGAGTAGCACAGATTCGCTTGTCAATTTGAATCTGACCCTGTGTCACTGTCATTCAGTCTGTGGTCGAATAGTGTTTGCAAAGCCTCTAAAGTGCCTCATAGTTGCTTTTTTCAACCTGAAAATACAGTCACATCCCTGACTGTATCTTCAAGTCAGTTAATCATCCCTTTTAATGTAGAGAAGCGATGTTGTCCTAATGTGGTGATCTCAGCCCAAATCCTGGTCCTTGTGAGTAAAACAAATGCTCCTCTATTTGCAAAAACTATTTTACCAAAGGTAAGCCATTTTCCTAATGTTTCTCACATGTTTGTTCAACGTTCATGTCACTTAAATGTCTAAATACCACTTTGTTTAATAAAGGAGTAACTCCCTACAATGTCATTACTTTCATTGTTCTGGGAGATGCTTCTTGTGTTGGTGTCAAACATGATGTGGTCATTTGATATTTGTGATTAGCCCTAGTTCTTGACAACACTTGGATTTTACACTGTTTTGAGGTCATATATtgttttgtgtgtttatgtgtttgtgtgtgcacatgtggCGGTGAAGCTCAGACATGTGTCCTGTGCTACCTCCCCTGTGAGTTATCTTAAATTGTGTTCTTCATATGTGGTTTTTAGCTCTAAGGCTTACGAGGCAAGAGCACTCTGCCCCGACACTGGGAGATATGATAGAGAAAGTCCTGCCAGGTAAATAACAACCTAAATCTGAAACATTATTCTTCATAACCACATCATATTGGAGGAAAATGCAGTATGAGTAACAATAAAGCTACTTGAAATTATGACAGAAAATATGAAAAAGCAATGTTTGCTCCATGGAGACAGTCATTGTTTTTTCATTATTCATTAATTCTGACACTGAAAAAGTAAAACTCTTGCTAACAGCTagcttgtttttttgtttaacccCATTTATGTATTCCATAAACACTCCACCTGGACAGGATGCGTTGTTGACCCCCCTCCTTCTATGTTGTTACCCCTCCGGGCTTGCACCCTTCCTTCTGGTcaccctctctcctctctgcagTACTTTTCCTCCCGCACTTTAACCCTGACGCTTCAGCCCCTCTTGCAGGCCAGACCCCGTCTCCCGAGGAGGACACCGTCATCAAAGACCTGCTTCCCGAGGACGCCGGCATCGATCACCAGACAGTTCACCAGCTCATGATGGTGCTCATGAAATTTATGTCCAAAGACCAGAGCAGCGCCGAGGCCGACATTGGCAGTGCCAAAGCTTTCAACACAGTGAAGCGCCACCTGTTCGTACTGCTCGGCTATGACCAGCAGGAGGGCTGCTTCATGATTGCACCTCAGAAGATGCGCACCTCCACCTGCTTTAATGCCTTCATCGCCGGCATTGCACAAGTGACTGACATATAGTCTATTATCGTACATTTTAGATTTTCTTCATTTACATATTAACTGGTATTTTTGGTAAGACATTGTAAGGAATGTGACAGTGTAACATTAATTCTTCTAGGTGATGGACTACAATATTGGTTTGGGGAAGCAGCTGCTCCCCCTGGTGGTCCAGGTGTTGAAGTACTGCACGTGCCCCCAGCTGAGGCACTACTTCCAGCAGCCGCCTCGATGCTCTCTCTGGGCCCTGAAGCCACACATCAGACAGATGTGGCTCAAAGCCCTGCTAGTTATCCTCTATAAGGTACTATTTGTATTTCTGTGTTAGTGGCTTTTCATTGCATGGAATATTCATTCACTCCCAAGATTATATGTTTTTTTCCACCTCTAAGTGATTGCTGAATGTTGCTGTATATTTTCTTAATATGATATACATGCTGGATTGCAAAGAGAAAACATAAGCTTATTATATTTGTCTGTGCTCCACAGTACCCTTACAGAGACATGGAAGGGAATAAAGTGGTCCTCCATCTGATTCACATCACCATTAATACGCTGAATGCCCAATATCACAGCTGCCGTCCCCACGCCACAGCAGGACCGCTCTACAGCGACAACTCTAACATGAGCCGCTACAGCGAGAAAGAAAAAGGTGAAGCAAAATAAAGGATGTTGTTTATCTCAACAACAGTCCTCACAAATATCAAGTGTGctgtattatttgtttaattgttgCTTTTACGGGGAACTCATGTCTTAAAAAGATAGCATTTGTGActgcaaataagaaaaaagcgtGTAGATAATGATGGCAAAAAGGGATGAAAATGACTCCAATTGATCCAGTTGACTTCTCTCCATCTTAGAAGAGGACAGTGTATTCGATGAGTCAGACGTGCATGACACACCGACTGGTGCCGCTAACAAGGAGTCACAGACCTTCTTTGCCCGTCTGAAGAGGATTGGTGGCAGCAAGTCTGTGAAGTACCAGCCGGTGGAGCTGAATGCCAAGAGAAGTAAGAAGCAGACTCTTTCAAATTCAAACGTAGTATAACAGCAGAACATATTTTTGAGATTACAGGAGGGTTTTTACATTCACTGGGATGAGGTataatttttcttctcaaaatcAGGTGAAATTGAGCTGTCAGAGTACCGTGAAGCCAGCGCGCTTCAGGACAGCATTCTGCACTGTGTGAGGGAGGAGAGCACCAGGAAGAAGCGGCTGCAGGCCATGCGCAAGCAGAAGTCTCTGGACATTTCCAACACTGACTCCATCCTCTTCAACCTGGACGAACACAGACGTAAATCCTGCATTGATCGCTGCGACATGCAGGCGCCCCCTGAGGTCAATCGCACGTCGCATCATGGCAGGCATCACGGCAAGGGATCATCTGATGGCTCTTCGGTTCGGGTGGAGGGCAGCGATGCCATGGACCAGCGGGGCTCAAAGCCTGTCATCCCTGAGGTCCGCCTCAGCTGCATGGAGACCTTTGAGGACAAACTGGACCTGGGCTCGCTAGGAGGATCAGCTCAAGGGAAGGAGGACCAAGACCTCATCGACCTCTCCTCCGATTGCACCTCCATTCCCGAAAAGCACTCGCTGCTCTCGATGTCTGACAGCGACTCCTTGGTGTTCGAACCACTGCCTCCTCTGAGGATCGTGGAAAGCGATGAGGAGTTCGACCTTAACGCCCTCATGTCCTCGAAGTTCAACGGCAGCCCAAAGTTAACTCCTTCCCCTGCTAGCAGCAATACTTTGCGACTGTCTCCTGTGGTTCAGGTGAGTGTAGAGGACTGTTCCAGTGACAAAAAGGGAGAGGGAGGCTCAGAGCAGACGTTAGTGTTTAAAAGACTAAACCGTGTgactcccagcagctctctGGATCTTCCTGACAGACTGGAAAATGTCTGCCATGAAAGCCCCATGACCCTAAAGCAGAAGAGAGACATGCTGAGGAAGACCCCACATGTCCCCGACCTCTCGCTAGACGACATGTGCGATGAGGTAAAGAGCAGCTTTGGACTCGGGACCAGTCCCTCTGGTAGGACAATCTTCTTGGACATCCCGGAAGACAAAGCCGAGCCTCCTTCCTCACTGGAAAAAAGTAAGGGGGACAGTAATGACGAAGAAGAATATGGGGATGATGAAGATGACGACGACATGGCTGATGAAGCAGACAGCGaccaaaaacctgacaatgGGGACGATGAAGCAGAGTTTAAAATCCAGATTGTTCCCCGACAACGGAAGCAGAGGAAGATCGCTGTCAGTGCCATCCAGAGGGAATACCTGGACATCACCTTCAATATGTTCGACAAGCTGGGGGGGGAGCAGACCACGGAAACAGGTACGAAAAAACGATGGTTTTAGATCATTCCTTTTTTACCACTGTGCTGGTCAGGAAGTGTGTACATTTGATGATGTCTTATATTTAAAGAGGCTTATTCAATACACTAAAAACACTTTTTAGAACAGCTTGGTTGAAAGTCAGTAGCCTACTTTAAGCTTTTAGCTAAAATTATTTTAGGACCATacctttacttttttttcatttttgtcaatttaatacaaatcgtctacacttaaaggtggggtgggtcattttggagaaaccagctcgagtgcgctagaatttgaaaatacacagccagaaaaaatctgccacttccttacagagcccctcctccaacacacatgcacatgacACATGACCAATGGGGTAGGAACCGGCTCGAGATTTCATCTGTACTACggctttcatctgtggaagccgtagtactgtaaaaagcacgaccaatcattttagccggccaggctaaaataactggatggcctacctgcctgtcagccttccatctgtgcacaaacttatctcgtgccctcattggtcatgtgcacgttcgtgtgtattggaggaggggctctgtaaggaagtggcagattttttcaggctgtgtattttcaaattccagcgcactcgagctggtttctccaaaattaccgaccccacctttaaggtcccAGTTAACCATTTTGCAAACAATTACAATAAAGCTGTTTCCATTTCTGTACAATATGAAAATAAATGAGCAGATGATGAAAACTGTTGAATCCCGCGCGGATCACTTCACAGCCTCGCTGCTGACTTACTCACTGACCTCGTCACAGTTTATGTTCCTGACAGATCACTGTGTACTGCTGACTCTCGCACATCAACTGTTCCTCAGTCTAGGACTGAAGGCTACAGTGATGCTGCGTTTACTTCCTTTGTTTCAATCTCAGTGTTGATCTCTTTGATGGATCGCACAATTCTAGGAAAAGGTTTTCAAACCATATTCAGAACAATGGTACCGATGGCAGCCTGGTATGCTGGGAAAATGCACCCAAAAATAGTAGGCATTTCACAATGGACACAAAGGAAataaaatcaagttttatttatattgcacatttgtaaaacgatttttggtcgagccaaagtgctgtacatgcaataaaaacactttactacaatagcaaacagaagacaataaattacaacagcacAAATAAAAATCACACACAGGGAAATGTGTTATTTGAGGATGGAAACAAATGTGAACACTGAAAAATGCCTCCAATCTGTATATAACTAACCACTCCAGCTGTGTGGTGTCCTGTGGTGTTCTATGTATGTGTTCACTGTTTTTGTTTCATACTAACGCTTAAAACGTTTTTCAGAAGTAGCCAAACAGTTACACGTCACTGCAAACTAAGAAGAAGACTTTAATCACAGATCAAATTTCCAACGTTGATTCTCTAAATCTGCGTACAAGCAAACAACAATAATTAAACTTCACATAACGGTTACTAAATTAGTACTAAACACTTAAACAATCACAAATGGTAGCAAAAGTAGTGCTTATTACTACTGAATGTCCATATCTTATCAGCTTTTATCGGCATACATTCTGGCCAGATTCTGATGGCTAAGCCCCGCCCATTATTTACCCATATTGCCTTGCAGATCACAAAGTTCTGTCCACATTGGAAAAGCCACGAGAGTCGGCTTCAGCACCGACGCTCGAAGCTGCTATGCCTGAAACAAGCCACCGCTCTTCAGTATCAAGTAGGATCCAAATACTCTACTTTGGTCTCCTTATAAACTCAATTTGACTGTTGTGGTTTTGTTAAGAGGGCCTTTTTCTAACTGTTTTACTATTTCTTTTGGTGCTATTATTTATAACCCCTGCAGACAACTAAAATAGATACTGATGCtagaaatataaaataaaataacataatATTATTTGACATTTGCCTTAAGATTTCCTAAGAAAATGCAGAGAGAAATATGACATTTTACAACCTAATTTTTCCAAATTAATGTTGCTTTTATCCTAATTGTGTAGTTAGTCATACAGACTAAGCTAAATTGTTGACCTCATTTTGTCCTTATGATTAAAGAAAATCACAATATTCCCCTTTTTTCATGTGTGTCTAGTTTATATCAATGTAACCGCACACAGTTGTTGGTATTGATGAAACGGTCTTGGCAGCTGCCTCACCCCAGGTGTCGTTCTCTGACCTTTAGCTCAGTACCGTCAGGTGAAGCGCGGCTCCCTGGGAGCGCTGACCATGAGCCAGCTAATGAAGAGACAGCTGGAGCACCAATCCAGTGCGCCACACAACATCAGCACCTGGGAGACGGGTCAGTCACTTTAGACTTTTCTTCATCCCATCATAGAAGGAGATACAGTATATGGACATACAGTAGTAACACATAGATGAAAACTGCAGAAACAGTAAACCAACATGTTATTCCTCATCAACCAGCCACTAATAACTGACAAGAAAAGCTTTCTattgttttatttcataactCCTTTTTTTGTAGGCCCTACAAAGACAAGTCTGCTTTCTGCACCAAGCACAGTCAGCATGTTTGTCCCTGCGCCCGAGGAGTTTATTGATGAGCAGCCTACCACGATGTCTGACAGGTAAATGAACAGATACCTGTCTAAAAACAGGTCATCATAATGCTTAAACATGCCTGTTTTTCTATGCATTGTCCCAGGTGTCGGGACTGTGCAGCCGTGCTGGAGGAATACGACGAGGAGACTCTCAGCCTTGCAGTGGTGGTTCTCTCCATGTTCATCCACCTCAGCCCTGATTTGGCTGCGCCCATGCTCCTCGACATCATGCAGTCTGTGGGCAGGTACAGCCGTTCCTGCAATCCATATCCACACAGCACTTCAGCGTTAAATGAAGTTTCATAACTCGCCCTCAGAACTCATGCATAATTCATCCCTGAATCCTAACCCACTGCTTTAACTTCTTTCAGGTTGGCATCTAGTGCCAATTTCTCTGGACAAGCTGAGAGGTATGAGACATTAAAGCCTTTACTGTGCTTATGGCTGAGTTTAATAATAGATGTGAAGTGTGCCCCCCTGTCCAACGCTGCCTTTCGTCCTGTGATGTCTTTGCAGTATGTTGATCCCAGGAAATGTAGCAGGTGTAGCCAAGCAGTTCCTCCGCTGTATGTTTCACCAGCTGGCCCCTAATGGCATCCTGCCCCAACTCTTCCAAAGCAACATCAAAGGTCTGCGCACTCCACTATACTCTACTCAAAAATCCTATGAATGTACTTACACTATTTCTATAGTGACTTACAACATGTCTTAAGTGCtcatttgtgtgtttttccACCTTGTTTGACTATATTTGATGACAGatttatatcaatcaatcaatcaatgtttatttatatagcccaatatcacaaatgttacatttgtctcagtggtcttcacagtgtgtacagaatatcagtatgacaatacgacacagATATAAACCTGGATAGTAGTAATAGCAGTCTTTCTTTGcatatttatttgaatgtgtctGAAACTTAGTGTCTACCTTTCTCCTTTTTACAGATGGAAGTTTTCTGCGAACACTGGCATCCTCCCTGATAGATTTTAATGATTTGAGTTCTGTTGCTGCCCTAAACATGCTGCTTGAGGTGAGGTTTCTTTCTAAGGCAGTTGTGTTGAGTCATTTACCCAGCAGGAGGAGCTCTTGTCAaagcaaaatatatttgttctgGCTTCAGCTACATGAACAGCATAAGCCCATCTAAAGCAACACATCATTGGGGCATTCCAGAAAACCTGCCTTACTCTGCACCACTGTACCGGTTTATTGTTACTGTTAAAGCTAAATAAATGACACAGATAACAACCCACTGACGCATGAGCTCATCCAAGCAATCATCTGTGCTTCACTGTGCTAAACCCCCGCTCTCATCATCAGCTCTGTGATTGATCAGGACTGAATGATCAGTTAAATGGAAATGTCTTCGCTTATAGAATCTCCTTATATAACCCTGTTATGGTTTATGCCTCTGCCCTCCAGGGCTTGAACAACAAGAAGAGTCTGCCAGCAGGGGGCACAATGCTGCACTGCCTGGACAACATCGCCACCTTCATGGAGGCCCTTCCCATGGACTCTCCTAGCAACCTGTGGACAACCATCTGCAACCAGTTCCAGACCTTCCTCACAAAACTGCCCTCTGTGCTTCCTCTGAAGGTAGATACTCTTCCGTTCACTTAGTCATGGTCTGATATGGTCTAATGTGATTATGGCTGGAGGAAAAGCATCTTGCAGTGCCCTTGTCGGGTTCAATAGGACAGAGTCTTACAATTGTAATTGATTTGACTCTGCCGCTTTTGACCTTGGAGGTCAGTTGAATGTGTTCTAATCAATTTATCACTGCAGGCACATTTTAATTCCAGGAATATGGCTCTGTATCATGCAATGTATTTCCACGTCGGTATTTTAAAACCAACTGACAGTCCAAATATTTTCCCATCTCATTAGTGCCCCATGGATTCCAGTTTAAGGATAATCATTTGTCTACTAAAAATCCCAACTACAAATGCAATCCGGGTAAGCCCAGAGCAGAATTTGTCATACTTTACCGAAAAGTAAAAATACAAGCCTTTGTTATCTTAACCTTTTCTCGTCTCCTTCCTCCCTACAGAGCCTCCTGGAGCCTTTCTCCAAGCTGCTGAGCTTTGTCATCCAGTATGGCATGTTCAGTCTCTCCTACCTCGTAGAACTGTGCGGACTATGTTACAAAGGCTTCAACAAGGTACTCTTGAGTGTGCTTTCATAACATCTTTAGTGTAAATAGAGTATCATAAGTAGGAAGAAAGCCCATGTTGACAGTAATCAGGAAGTATTTAAGGAGTTAAACCTTTTTAACTAATCTGCAGTGTTCAAAATGTTAAGCTGCTGTTCACAGGCCTCTGGCTCATCACTCTGTGGGTGCTTTACCTACTTCCCTGACTCTCCAGTCAGCCAgaaatgtggccatgtgtcacAGATGATTAAGTAGGCAATCAGCTAGTATTGATTAACATGATTAGTTGGTGTGCTAGGGCCGACCGGTGTGATTCTGAACGGCTGTCTCAGACAGAGATGGAGCCAGGGCTGTCTGCACGGTTGGGCCAGATGGAGCCTCAGTCCTCTACCACTGTCAGCGCTGCATGCTTTATGTCTCCTGCAGTATGGATTTTCTAGACCCTCTTCAATTCCTCACCGTATAATATCCACTTTTCAAAACCCAGAGTCACTATCAGCAATTGCTTTGGAACCTGTCC
The sequence above is drawn from the Pseudochaenichthys georgianus chromosome 22, fPseGeo1.2, whole genome shotgun sequence genome and encodes:
- the LOC117467930 gene encoding protein unc-79 homolog isoform X1, which gives rise to MSTKAEQFASKIRYLQEYHNRVQHNIYPVPSGTDIANTLKYFSQTLLSILSRTGRKENQEASNLAVPMTMCLFPVPFPLTPSLRPQVSSINPTVTRSLLYSVLRDAPSDRGGQGQQSRDAQLSEYPSLDYQGLYVTLVTLLDLVPLLQHGQHDLGQSIFYTTTCLLPFLSDDILSTLPYTMISTLATFPPFLHKDIIEYLSTSFLPMAILGSTRREGGVPAYVNLSASSMLMIAMQYTTNPVYHCQLLECLMKHKQEVWKDLLYVISYGPSQVKPPAVQMLFHYWPNLKPPGAIIEYRGLQYTAWNPIHCQHIECHNAINKPAVKMCIDPTLSVALGDKPPPLYICEECSQRIAGDHAEWLVDVLLPQAEISAICQKKNCSSHVRRAVVTCFSAGCCGRHGNRPVRYCKRCHVNHHSEVGAAAETHLYQTSPPPINTRECGAEELVCTVEAVISLLKEAEIHAEQREFEMNRRRQMGLSASHHSLDNIEFDNKEDDQHDQRLLSQFGIWFLVSLCTPNENTPTESLARLVSMVFQWFHSTAYMMDDEVGSLVEKLKPQFVTKWLKTVCDVRFDVMVMCLLPKPVEFARVGGYWDKSCSTVTQLKEGLNRILCLIPYNVISQPLWECFMPEWLESIRTEVPDNQLKEFREVLSKMFDIELCPLPFSMEEMFGFISCRFSGYPASVQEQALLWLHVLSELDIVVPLQLLIGMFSDGVNSLKELANQRKARASDLTNTGAGGTGARRVSVVSDPGRRGQHNTLSPFPSPFRSPFRSPLRCSPFKNLGHATGHCALDLDCDDDDMNLGCFILMFDLILKQMELQDDGVMLGLDSSLGKDIVGIVNNVFQAPWGGTHTCQKDDKALECSLCQSSILCYQLGCELLERLTPREEIHLVEPTDCLEETLLMSGPDFSLGASNGSQEGDSQKGVHTENPTNKSPDNPSMKNNSDKKFCYQQLPVSLKLIYTVLQEMSKFEEPDILFNMLNCLKILCLHGECLYLARKDHPQFLAYIQEKMLIPSLWSMLKSEYCQLASLAVPQLLHALSLSHGADIFWNLINTNFNSKDWKIRFEAVEKVAVLCRFLDIGAVTKNHLLKYSLAQAFCCFLASVEDVNPAVATRARLLLDTIKRPALQGLCLCLDFQFDTVVRDRPIILSKLLLLHCLKKDIPALSWEFFVNRFETLSLEAQLHLDCNKEFPFPTTITAVRTNVANLSDAAMWKIRRARFARNRQKSVRSLRDSVKGAPPESKRAFSLPESLSNRIPLRLTRQEHSAPTLGDMIEKVLPVLFLPHFNPDASAPLAGQTPSPEEDTVIKDLLPEDAGIDHQTVHQLMMVLMKFMSKDQSSAEADIGSAKAFNTVKRHLFVLLGYDQQEGCFMIAPQKMRTSTCFNAFIAGIAQVMDYNIGLGKQLLPLVVQVLKYCTCPQLRHYFQQPPRCSLWALKPHIRQMWLKALLVILYKYPYRDMEGNKVVLHLIHITINTLNAQYHSCRPHATAGPLYSDNSNMSRYSEKEKEEDSVFDESDVHDTPTGAANKESQTFFARLKRIGGSKSVKYQPVELNAKRSEIELSEYREASALQDSILHCVREESTRKKRLQAMRKQKSLDISNTDSILFNLDEHRRKSCIDRCDMQAPPEVNRTSHHGRHHGKGSSDGSSVRVEGSDAMDQRGSKPVIPEVRLSCMETFEDKLDLGSLGGSAQGKEDQDLIDLSSDCTSIPEKHSLLSMSDSDSLVFEPLPPLRIVESDEEFDLNALMSSKFNGSPKLTPSPASSNTLRLSPVVQVSVEDCSSDKKGEGGSEQTLVFKRLNRVTPSSSLDLPDRLENVCHESPMTLKQKRDMLRKTPHVPDLSLDDMCDEVKSSFGLGTSPSGRTIFLDIPEDKAEPPSSLEKSKGDSNDEEEYGDDEDDDDMADEADSDQKPDNGDDEAEFKIQIVPRQRKQRKIAVSAIQREYLDITFNMFDKLGGEQTTETDHKVLSTLEKPRESASAPTLEAAMPETSHRSSVSTQYRQVKRGSLGALTMSQLMKRQLEHQSSAPHNISTWETGPTKTSLLSAPSTVSMFVPAPEEFIDEQPTTMSDRCRDCAAVLEEYDEETLSLAVVVLSMFIHLSPDLAAPMLLDIMQSVGRLASSANFSGQAESMLIPGNVAGVAKQFLRCMFHQLAPNGILPQLFQSNIKDGSFLRTLASSLIDFNDLSSVAALNMLLEGLNNKKSLPAGGTMLHCLDNIATFMEALPMDSPSNLWTTICNQFQTFLTKLPSVLPLKCPMDSSLRIIICLLKIPTTNAIRSLLEPFSKLLSFVIQYGMFSLSYLVELCGLCYKGFNKERDKFYMSRIVVLELLQALKFKSPLPDTNLLLLVQFVCADIGTRLAESTIIQKHMILTLPGCTTAAMECMRQYISELLDFIADMHTLTKLKSHMKACCQPLHEDTFGGNLKVGLAQVAAMEISKGNHRDNKAVVRYLPWLYHPPSTMQQGPKEFIECVSHIRQLSWLLLGSLTHCALHQGSTSCMPIPLDAGSHIADHLIIILIGFPEQSKTSVLHMCSLFHAFMFAQLWTIYCEQAAAAPSLQNQNQTEFSSSAILTGLEFWSRVTPSILQLMAHNKVMVEMVCLHVISLMEALQECNSTIFVKLIPMWLPMIQSNLKHLSAGLQLRLQAIQNRVNHQCLLGPTSGAPPIALRKWLQCTQFKMAQVEIQSSEAASQFYPM